The Candidatus Neomarinimicrobiota bacterium genome contains the following window.
AATACTGCGGGGCAAAATATGCGGTAGCTGTATCAAATGGTACTGCCGCCCTCATCCTGGCGAACAAGGCTCTCGGCATACAATCAGGTGACCATGTAATCACGACTCCCAATACTTTTGTAGCTACTGCTAATAGTATTGCCTTGAATAATGGAATTCCGCATCTCGTTGATATTGATCCAGATGATCTCAATATTTCAGTAGACCAGGTAAAAACAGCTCTGGGATCTGGACAAAAGTATGCAGGCATAATTCCTGTACATTTTGCTGGAGCTCAAGTTGACATGGAGACTATTCAGGTTCTGGCAAAAGAGTATGGTTTGTATGTCATTGAAGATGCTTGCCACGCCCTTGGTGGAAAATGGATAGATAAAACTGGTTTGGTTCGACGTGTTGGTGATTGCTCGCATTCTGATCTTACTGTTTTTAGTTTTCATCCAGTCAAACAGATCACAACCGGTGAAGGTGGTATGATCACGACAAATGATCGCAAACTGTACACTAGCTTACTTTCTTTACGGACTCATGGGATTGCAAAACCTCAGGAAACTGCGATCAGCCTGGCCCAACCCTGGTTGTATGAGATGAATACATTAAGTGCAAATTACCGAATCACAGATTTCCAAAGTGCGCTGGGATTGAGTCAACTTGCTAAAAGTGACCATTGGATCCAGAGAAGGTCGTATCTGGTTGCCCGTTATGATAAATATTTGAAAGACATTTCCTTCCTGAAGCCTCAAAAACACACGGCGGCAGGTGAGTCATCCTACCATCTGTACATTATTCAGGCTCAAGATCGGGATGCACTTTATCACTACCTGCATGAGCATGATATCTTGGTCCAGGTTCATTATATCCCTGTCCACTTTCATCCCTATTATCAGGAGGAATATGGCTTTAGTGAGGGTGACTACCCTGTCTGTGAGGAATATTTCTCCAAAGCACTTTCACTGCCTTTATTTCCCGGGCTTAGCGATGATGAACAAGATCATGTTGTGGAAACAATACGAGATTTTTATGATCAGTACTGATCAATATGATCCAGGTAGGGTAGATAATGACTAGCAAGGTTGCAATTATCCCTGCCAGAGGGGGTAGCAAGAGAATCCCGCATAAGAATATTAAAGAATTTTGTGGTCTGCCAATGATCGCATATTCCATTGATACTGTCCAGAGATCAGATTTGTTCGATAGGATAATTGTATCCACAGATGATGAAGAAATCGCCCGGGTCGCCCGAAAATATGGAGCTGAAGTACCATTTATTCGTCCGAAAGAGTTGGCTGATGATTTTGCAACTACTGCTGAAGTAATGGGTCATGCATTGGATTGGC
Protein-coding sequences here:
- the pseC gene encoding UDP-4-amino-4,6-dideoxy-N-acetyl-beta-L-altrosamine transaminase; translated protein: MENIPYSKQSIDTADIESVVEALHARLITQGPKTAEFEDAFAEYCGAKYAVAVSNGTAALILANKALGIQSGDHVITTPNTFVATANSIALNNGIPHLVDIDPDDLNISVDQVKTALGSGQKYAGIIPVHFAGAQVDMETIQVLAKEYGLYVIEDACHALGGKWIDKTGLVRRVGDCSHSDLTVFSFHPVKQITTGEGGMITTNDRKLYTSLLSLRTHGIAKPQETAISLAQPWLYEMNTLSANYRITDFQSALGLSQLAKSDHWIQRRSYLVARYDKYLKDISFLKPQKHTAAGESSYHLYIIQAQDRDALYHYLHEHDILVQVHYIPVHFHPYYQEEYGFSEGDYPVCEEYFSKALSLPLFPGLSDDEQDHVVETIRDFYDQY